The genomic window GCTCCACGTTTGAAAGTTCAGAGTGGCCGCGCCATGACCGTCGAACGCAAGATATGCCCCCACGCCGCCAACAATTCCACCCGTCAGCGCCAGCGCCAGGGATTCAATCAACACAGAGCAGACCACCGGCGCGGCCCCAAAACCGAGCGCGCGCAATGTGGCGATTTCCCGCCCGCGCGAGGCGACCGCGTTATACATGGTGTTGAGCGCGCCCAGCAACGCGCCCAGCGCCATCATCCCGGCAATCACTGTTCCAAGTCCCGTGATGAAATTGGTCGTTCTCGAAGACTGGTCGGCGTAAAAATCGGTTTGCCGCACAACCTTCACCTTGATCTGAGGATTGGAAGTCAGCGCGTCCTTGAATCCCTGAAACTGGTCCGCTGACACGAGCCTGGCGTAAACAGATTGATATGAATCACCGCGCTGGTAGGCGTCTTGCAGCACCGTCGTGCCCGTCCACAGTTCCGACTCCGCCACGCCGCCGTTGGCAGAAAAAACACCGACGACATTCCACTCGGTTTTGCCGAGTTTGATGGTCTTGCCAACATCGAGTCCGGCAAACTCACGCGCGGCGGACACGCCGGCAATGACCTCGTTGCGTCCGGGTTCAAACATGCGCCCTTGGATGATCTTTACGTCTCCTCGAACCGTCGCCGCGGCCGCTTCCACACCTCGAAAGGGCACGTTGGCGTCCGTGCCCGTGGAACGTTTTGGAACATCAATGATCACGAACAGCTCCGCCGACGCCACCGCCGCTCCATTTTTTCGTTCCACTCCGGGAGCGTCCTTGACGATGCGGGCGTCATCCCGGCTAAGACCACTGGACATTTCGTTTTCTGCCCCGTCACGCAGGACGATGGCAATGTCGTTGCGTCCGGTTGATGTGACCGCGTGGCGGAAGCCCTGCGCTATGGACAACACACCCACGAAAACCGCCACGACGCCGGCAATGCCGAATGCGGCGGCGATGGCCGAACCTTTGCGCCGCGGAATCGTGCACAGTCCGAACCAGGTGACGGATGCGATTTGTGAAAGCCAGTTGATCATACGCTGAAACGTGTTCGAATGGTTGATGGAACGGTTTAAAATCGAGTCGCGTTCATCCCTCGCGGCGCAGGGCGTCGG from Candidatus Angelobacter sp. includes these protein-coding regions:
- a CDS encoding ABC transporter permease; protein product: MINWLSQIASVTWFGLCTIPRRKGSAIAAAFGIAGVVAVFVGVLSIAQGFRHAVTSTGRNDIAIVLRDGAENEMSSGLSRDDARIVKDAPGVERKNGAAVASAELFVIIDVPKRSTGTDANVPFRGVEAAAATVRGDVKIIQGRMFEPGRNEVIAGVSAAREFAGLDVGKTIKLGKTEWNVVGVFSANGGVAESELWTGTTVLQDAYQRGDSYQSVYARLVSADQFQGFKDALTSNPQIKVKVVRQTDFYADQSSRTTNFITGLGTVIAGMMALGALLGALNTMYNAVASRGREIATLRALGFGAAPVVCSVLIESLALALTGGIVGGVGAYLAFDGHGAATLNFQTWSQIAFAFAVTPKLLLNAILLASAIGLLGGLFPAIRAARLPIATALRET